One Pasteurella dagmatis DNA segment encodes these proteins:
- a CDS encoding heme/hemin ABC transporter substrate-binding protein: MKKLLTLLLLAVQPFAYAQRIVTLTPDTADIVVALESTDQIVGRDQTAMNPAVEKVPVIGIHRKLAVEPILETKPDLVLGSYMAMPATIFDNLNQLGVKTVNVLPQDNIEAFGKAIREVGKLISKVEQADKLASAWETGIKPLPNTGKRYLLTYDGRVVAGKNTAADELIRRAGGVNAAVDVEGIKPLNREAWLAAKPDVIIVAEHQKEVIGGVEKLLERPEIANSPAAKSGHIYFWSANDYLRYGLNTPEVLKRLHNLAK, encoded by the coding sequence ATGAAAAAACTGCTTACACTTTTATTATTAGCCGTTCAACCTTTTGCTTATGCACAACGTATTGTGACTTTAACGCCAGATACGGCTGACATTGTAGTTGCATTAGAAAGTACAGACCAAATTGTAGGTCGTGATCAAACGGCAATGAATCCAGCGGTAGAAAAAGTACCAGTGATTGGTATTCACCGTAAATTAGCGGTTGAGCCAATTTTAGAAACTAAACCTGATTTAGTGTTAGGTTCTTATATGGCAATGCCAGCAACGATTTTTGATAACTTAAACCAACTTGGTGTAAAAACAGTTAACGTCTTACCACAAGATAATATTGAAGCTTTTGGTAAAGCGATTCGCGAAGTGGGCAAGCTGATTTCTAAAGTAGAGCAAGCGGATAAATTAGCAAGTGCTTGGGAAACTGGCATTAAGCCGTTACCAAACACTGGTAAACGTTATTTATTAACTTATGATGGCCGTGTTGTGGCAGGTAAAAATACCGCAGCAGATGAATTGATTCGTCGAGCTGGTGGTGTGAATGCTGCAGTTGATGTAGAAGGAATCAAACCTCTTAACCGCGAAGCGTGGTTAGCTGCGAAACCCGATGTAATTATTGTTGCAGAGCATCAAAAAGAAGTTATCGGTGGAGTTGAGAAATTGCTTGAGCGTCCTGAAATTGCAAATAGCCCCGCGGCTAAATCTGGTCATATTTATTTTTGGTCTGCAAATGACTATTTACGTTATGGTTTAAACACACCAGAAGTATTAAAACGTTTACATAATCTAGCAAAATAA
- a CDS encoding FecCD family ABC transporter permease yields the protein MKKLSLFFAFIGTAFLIWFSIGVGFGGWQSPNSLDPIVFDIRLPRIINALVVGAALAAAGAGLQALFENPLADPSLIGTSGGAALGVICVLAFGSAGIGVPLAAFLGALVVCLLILFAHHLFGGGTLGLLIMGFILSAFCSAVVGLILFLSDDLVLRSATIWLAGSLSEAGFTPIYYPFMIMLIGLAWLAILGRQLDSLMLGEDTAFSMGISVSKVRLQTVIAAALLTGAAVSLSGIIGFLGMMIPNILTTVIGGHRRKLILLSAWVGATFLLSVDSASRLITYPIDLPVGIVIALLGGPFFFWIFIQATRRRA from the coding sequence ATGAAAAAACTTTCTTTGTTTTTTGCTTTTATTGGAACTGCTTTTCTAATTTGGTTTTCTATTGGTGTCGGGTTTGGTGGCTGGCAGTCGCCAAACTCACTTGATCCTATCGTTTTTGATATTCGTCTACCTCGTATTATCAATGCATTAGTCGTTGGTGCCGCATTGGCTGCTGCGGGAGCAGGGCTCCAAGCACTTTTTGAAAATCCTTTAGCAGATCCAAGTTTAATTGGAACTTCAGGTGGTGCTGCCTTGGGTGTTATCTGTGTTTTAGCTTTTGGCTCAGCTGGTATTGGTGTGCCTCTTGCCGCTTTTTTAGGTGCATTAGTAGTATGCTTATTGATTTTATTCGCTCATCATTTATTTGGTGGCGGTACGCTCGGCTTGCTAATTATGGGCTTTATTCTCAGTGCATTTTGTTCTGCAGTAGTAGGATTAATTTTATTTTTATCTGATGATCTTGTTTTACGTAGTGCGACTATTTGGCTTGCTGGCAGTTTATCTGAAGCAGGTTTTACACCAATTTATTATCCTTTTATGATTATGCTCATTGGTTTGGCTTGGCTAGCCATTTTAGGTCGTCAGCTTGACTCTTTAATGCTTGGGGAAGATACTGCTTTTAGTATGGGTATTTCAGTCTCGAAAGTTCGTTTACAAACTGTTATTGCGGCTGCATTATTAACAGGTGCTGCAGTTTCTTTATCGGGAATTATTGGTTTTCTCGGAATGATGATTCCCAATATTTTAACTACAGTAATTGGGGGGCATCGTCGCAAGCTAATTTTACTGTCTGCTTGGGTTGGGGCTACCTTTTTATTATCAGTTGATAGTGCCTCGCGTTTAATTACCTATCCAATTGATTTACCTGTAGGGATTGTCATTGCATTGTTAGGTGGTCCTTTCTTCTTTTGGATTTTTATCCAAGCGACTCGCCGTAGAGCATAA
- a CDS encoding ABC transporter ATP-binding protein produces the protein MSSLFELEPLTIQANERIILQTEHLHIPKGKHTAIIGPNGAGKSTLLKAFLGYFNAQVKMNGEPVQEQIRTGKLALVAQNGRYGMPLSVEEYVKLGQFNPALFSTKKVDHENLDLLLEYFELIHLRHKRVNMLSGGEQQRANIVRALMQNSPVILLDEPCNHLDIRHQQSLMHFLKQNKSKFNAVMVLHDLDLAAGYADHIVLMDKGKIIAQGDVEDVMQSERLSAVYRWQILQKKDESGIFFRV, from the coding sequence GTGTCATCACTTTTTGAGTTAGAACCTCTTACTATCCAAGCTAACGAGCGTATTATTTTACAAACAGAACATTTACATATTCCAAAAGGAAAACACACGGCAATTATTGGACCAAATGGTGCAGGCAAATCTACTTTGTTGAAAGCCTTTTTAGGCTATTTTAATGCACAAGTTAAGATGAATGGCGAGCCCGTACAGGAGCAAATTCGCACAGGAAAACTTGCATTGGTGGCACAAAACGGGCGTTATGGAATGCCTCTTTCTGTTGAAGAATATGTGAAATTAGGGCAATTTAACCCCGCACTTTTTTCTACAAAAAAAGTGGATCACGAAAATCTAGATTTATTACTTGAATATTTCGAGCTGATCCATTTACGTCATAAACGTGTGAATATGCTTTCAGGTGGTGAGCAACAACGAGCTAATATTGTACGTGCGTTAATGCAAAATTCACCAGTGATATTATTAGATGAGCCTTGTAACCACTTAGATATTCGTCATCAGCAAAGTTTGATGCATTTTTTAAAACAAAATAAATCCAAGTTTAATGCGGTGATGGTATTACACGATCTTGATTTAGCAGCAGGTTATGCAGATCATATTGTGTTAATGGATAAGGGAAAAATCATTGCGCAAGGTGATGTGGAAGACGTAATGCAAAGCGAGCGTTTAAGTGCGGTCTATCGTTGGCAAATTTTACAGAAAAAAGATGAAAGTGGTATTTTCTTCCGCGTGTAA
- the nagE gene encoding N-acetylglucosamine-specific PTS transporter subunit IIBC — protein MSVLTYLQRIGQALMVPVAALPAAAILMGIGYWIDPNGWGGESQLAAFLIKSGAAIIDNMAILFAVGVAFGMSKDKHGSAALSGLVGFLVVTTLLSPGAVAQLQNIPADQVSAAFGKINNQFIGILVGVISAELYNRFHHIELPAALAFFSGKRLVPIVTSLVMIIVSFILMYLWPVIFNGLVSFGKSITDIGPTGAGIYGFLNRLLIPVGLHHALNSVFWFNVAGINDIPNFLGGAQSLANGTAIVGVTGMYQAGFFPVMMFGLPAAGLAIYHSAAPAKKAQVASLMIAASLASFFTGVTEPLEFAFMFVAPLLYVIHALLTGISVFIAASMQWMAGFGFSAGFVDMVLSSQNPLAKDWYMLILQGLAFGVIYYVVFRAAIKAFNLKTPGREDDDAGSNVDLQHNSTREEKAANFIVALGGKENLQTIDACITRLRLVLVDRNKIDEEKLKVLGSKGNVKLGDNALQVILGPEAELIADAMKKQ, from the coding sequence ATGAGTGTTCTAACTTACCTACAACGTATTGGGCAAGCTTTAATGGTTCCTGTTGCAGCGTTACCAGCAGCTGCAATTCTAATGGGTATTGGTTACTGGATCGACCCAAATGGTTGGGGAGGCGAAAGCCAACTAGCTGCATTTTTAATTAAATCTGGTGCAGCAATCATTGATAATATGGCGATTCTTTTTGCTGTTGGTGTGGCTTTCGGTATGTCTAAAGATAAACACGGTTCAGCAGCTCTTTCTGGTCTAGTCGGCTTTTTAGTCGTAACTACCCTACTTTCTCCTGGTGCAGTTGCACAATTACAAAACATTCCAGCTGACCAAGTGTCTGCAGCTTTTGGTAAAATCAATAACCAATTTATTGGTATCTTAGTTGGGGTGATTTCTGCTGAATTATATAATCGTTTCCACCATATAGAATTACCAGCAGCTCTTGCATTCTTCAGCGGTAAACGTTTAGTTCCAATCGTAACTTCATTGGTAATGATTATTGTGTCATTCATTTTGATGTATTTATGGCCAGTTATCTTCAACGGCTTAGTTAGTTTCGGTAAGTCAATTACTGATATTGGACCTACAGGTGCGGGAATCTACGGTTTCTTAAACCGCTTACTTATTCCAGTTGGCTTACACCACGCCTTAAACTCCGTATTCTGGTTCAATGTAGCTGGTATCAATGATATTCCTAACTTTTTGGGTGGAGCACAATCTCTGGCAAATGGTACTGCAATAGTAGGGGTAACAGGAATGTATCAAGCAGGTTTCTTCCCCGTAATGATGTTTGGTTTACCAGCAGCAGGTCTTGCCATTTACCACAGTGCAGCACCCGCTAAAAAAGCACAAGTTGCTTCTTTAATGATAGCAGCTTCATTAGCATCATTCTTTACTGGTGTGACTGAACCATTAGAATTTGCATTTATGTTCGTTGCACCTCTGCTTTATGTAATCCACGCACTATTAACAGGCATTTCAGTCTTTATTGCCGCATCAATGCAATGGATGGCAGGTTTTGGTTTCAGTGCCGGTTTTGTCGATATGGTTCTTTCTTCACAAAACCCATTAGCTAAAGACTGGTATATGTTAATCCTTCAAGGTTTAGCATTTGGTGTGATTTACTATGTAGTTTTCCGTGCCGCAATTAAAGCATTCAACTTAAAAACACCAGGACGTGAAGATGATGATGCGGGTTCAAATGTTGATTTACAACACAACTCAACTCGTGAAGAAAAAGCCGCAAACTTCATCGTTGCCTTAGGCGGTAAAGAAAACTTGCAAACCATTGATGCTTGCATCACTCGTTTACGCTTAGTGCTAGTTGATCGCAATAAAATAGATGAAGAAAAATTAAAAGTATTAGGCTCAAAAGGTAATGTCAAATTAGGCGACAACGCATTACAAGTGATTTTGGGACCAGAAGCTGAATTAATTGCTGATGCAATGAAAAAGCAATAA
- the nagB gene encoding glucosamine-6-phosphate deaminase, protein MRLIPLKNADQVAKWSARYIVDRINQFSPTEKKPFVLGLPTGGTPLKTYQELISLYKAGEVSFENVVTFNMDEYVGLPKEHPESYHSFMYRNFFDHINIQEKNINILDGNTDDHDAECRRYEEKIKSYGKINLFMGGVGVDGHIAFNEPASSLASRTRIKTLTEDTLIANSRFFDNDITKVPKYALTVGVATLLDAEEVMILVTGYNKALALQACVEGCVNHLWTVSALQMHRHALVVCDEPATQELKVKTVKYFTELEARAIHSVL, encoded by the coding sequence ATGCGTTTAATTCCATTAAAAAATGCAGATCAAGTTGCTAAGTGGTCAGCTCGTTATATTGTAGATCGTATCAATCAATTTAGCCCAACAGAGAAAAAGCCGTTTGTTTTAGGATTACCAACAGGCGGAACACCATTAAAAACTTATCAAGAACTTATTTCATTATACAAGGCTGGTGAGGTAAGTTTTGAAAATGTAGTGACTTTTAATATGGATGAATATGTTGGATTGCCAAAAGAGCATCCTGAAAGCTATCACTCATTTATGTATAGAAACTTTTTTGATCACATTAATATTCAAGAAAAAAATATTAATATCTTAGACGGTAACACTGATGATCATGATGCTGAATGCCGCCGTTATGAAGAGAAAATTAAATCTTACGGTAAGATCAATTTATTTATGGGCGGAGTTGGTGTTGATGGGCATATTGCATTTAATGAACCGGCTTCTTCTTTAGCATCTCGTACTCGTATTAAAACTTTGACAGAGGATACCTTAATAGCTAACTCACGTTTCTTTGATAACGATATTACTAAGGTGCCTAAATATGCATTAACTGTTGGGGTAGCAACTTTACTTGATGCAGAAGAGGTAATGATTTTAGTGACTGGCTACAATAAAGCACTTGCATTACAAGCCTGTGTAGAAGGTTGTGTTAACCATCTCTGGACAGTAAGCGCATTACAAATGCACCGCCATGCATTAGTCGTCTGTGATGAGCCTGCAACCCAAGAACTTAAAGTGAAAACAGTAAAATATTTTACTGAGTTAGAGGCGAGAGCAATTCACAGCGTATTATAG
- the nagA gene encoding N-acetylglucosamine-6-phosphate deacetylase, translating into MYAFTNGVIYTANEVLYGKAVIVDGDKISAVVSEQDLPEGIERIDLNGNNLTAGFIDLQLNGCGGVMFNEDISVKTLEIMQETNLRSGTTSYLPTFITSPDEGMKQAVSVMREYLGKYKNQALGLHLEGPYLSVEKKGVHRPEYIREISPEMKAFLCDNADVITKLTLAAENPTAQYIPEFVKKGIIVSIGHSNATYDVAKKAFGNGASFATHLHNAMSPISSGRDMGVVGAVLDTDIYTGIIVDGLHVNFANVKIDKKVKGEKLCIVTDATAAAGADIDSFMFVGKKVYVSNGKCYDENGALGGASITMIESVKNAVKEVGIPLDETLRMCNYYPAKAIGVDDKLGSIEVGKIANLTVFTHDFKVIGTAVNGEWQVN; encoded by the coding sequence ATGTATGCATTTACAAATGGTGTGATTTATACCGCGAATGAAGTGCTTTATGGTAAAGCCGTGATTGTAGATGGCGATAAAATAAGTGCAGTTGTTTCTGAGCAAGATTTGCCAGAAGGCATCGAAAGAATTGATTTGAACGGTAATAATTTAACCGCAGGGTTTATCGATCTTCAATTAAATGGCTGTGGTGGAGTGATGTTTAATGAAGATATTTCGGTGAAAACTCTCGAGATTATGCAAGAAACCAATCTAAGATCGGGAACAACTAGTTATTTACCAACGTTTATCACTTCTCCTGATGAAGGAATGAAACAAGCTGTTTCAGTAATGCGTGAATATTTAGGAAAATATAAAAACCAAGCATTAGGTTTGCATTTAGAAGGTCCTTATTTAAGTGTTGAGAAAAAGGGTGTTCACCGTCCTGAATATATTCGTGAGATTAGTCCGGAGATGAAAGCATTTTTATGTGATAACGCTGATGTGATTACTAAACTTACTTTAGCGGCTGAAAATCCAACAGCACAATATATTCCTGAATTTGTTAAGAAAGGCATTATTGTTTCTATTGGGCACTCAAATGCTACTTATGATGTTGCGAAAAAAGCGTTTGGAAATGGAGCAAGTTTTGCTACTCACTTACATAATGCAATGTCACCAATTAGTTCTGGACGTGATATGGGGGTAGTAGGCGCAGTATTGGATACAGATATTTATACAGGTATTATTGTGGATGGTTTGCACGTTAATTTTGCGAATGTCAAAATTGATAAAAAAGTGAAAGGTGAAAAACTTTGTATTGTGACTGATGCTACTGCTGCAGCTGGGGCAGATATTGACTCATTTATGTTTGTGGGCAAAAAAGTCTATGTCAGTAACGGTAAATGCTATGATGAAAATGGAGCATTAGGCGGCGCCTCAATTACAATGATTGAATCAGTAAAAAATGCTGTCAAAGAAGTAGGTATTCCACTTGATGAAACCTTACGTATGTGTAACTATTATCCAGCAAAAGCCATTGGTGTAGATGATAAGCTAGGCTCAATTGAAGTAGGTAAAATCGCTAACTTAACTGTATTTACACACGACTTTAAAGTTATTGGTACTGCAGTCAACGGTGAATGGCAAGTAAACTAA
- a CDS encoding TonB-dependent hemoglobin/transferrin/lactoferrin family receptor, with amino-acid sequence MKSLPSYKWLLPAIPIFSAISLPIYAQKTNLEQINVEDSVSIETNKASPDVVSKNVTTLQNEMIRDTRDLVRYTTDVGISDNGRFLKGFAMRGVEDNRVGISIDGVSLPDSEENSLYARYGNFNNSRLSIDPELIQRIDIVRGSDSFTSGSGTLGGGVNYKTLEPQNIVKEGNQFGALLRGAYASKNREWIRTGGIAYVGNQFDTLLMYSQRTGHEFKSRGSGPEYRHSSSQHPDPVTQRFHNYLAKIGYQINDNHRVGVSINGQKGGRYIDERSYTLFGSQWREADDQNERINTNLHYIYAPSSGWLSYSKFDIDYQYTDLAAVNYKGGRNYKTNEKELDEIYDRRMKTKFTRGSVELVAQPFNLFGEHTLTLKSYISQRDFKNINEDNINMTTSKDKIIYTIQYPIRTKQYGVSLKDSVHWNDTLSSNLGIRYDYTKLEPKSLNAPCSPACLAEGKPKSTHFSTISTFASLDTQLNPTWTLGYNISTGYRVPTASEMFFTFTNAYGTWKSNSNLKPERSINHTVSLKGNSEKGLFDLTLYQTNYRNFLFEQESIIEQKQYGRIFQTQVQQMVNLDKAKVYGVEVKTHLNLEQFVSAIPTGFKFYGALGYSKGTLSNNANLLSIQPLKAIIGLDYEAPSGKWAIFNRLTYLGAKKPRDAKAYETKSRCVELVTEPDPWGGPQITRCKKRELYPDLSTYKYLNQSAFVFDTFGYYKVTEDITFRAGIYNLFNKKYHTWDALRGINANSTLNTVDRAGKGLERFYAPGRNYAASLEIRF; translated from the coding sequence ATGAAATCTCTTCCCTCTTATAAATGGCTACTGCCTGCCATACCTATTTTTTCTGCTATATCATTGCCTATTTATGCTCAAAAAACAAACCTAGAGCAAATTAACGTTGAAGATAGCGTTAGCATAGAAACTAATAAAGCATCACCAGACGTAGTCAGCAAAAATGTAACGACTCTTCAAAATGAAATGATTCGGGATACACGAGATCTTGTACGCTACACTACAGATGTTGGCATTAGTGACAACGGGCGTTTCTTAAAAGGCTTTGCTATGCGCGGGGTTGAGGATAACCGTGTAGGTATTAGTATTGATGGTGTTTCTTTACCTGATTCAGAAGAAAATTCACTTTATGCTCGTTATGGTAACTTTAATAACTCACGTCTAAGCATTGATCCAGAACTGATTCAGAGAATTGACATCGTCCGTGGTTCTGACTCCTTTACTTCTGGTAGTGGGACACTTGGAGGCGGTGTAAATTATAAAACATTAGAGCCACAAAATATTGTCAAAGAAGGCAATCAATTTGGCGCCTTATTAAGAGGGGCTTATGCAAGTAAAAATCGCGAATGGATACGTACTGGCGGTATTGCGTATGTAGGTAACCAATTTGATACCCTGTTGATGTATTCACAACGAACAGGACATGAATTCAAAAGCCGAGGCTCAGGACCTGAATATCGTCATTCAAGCAGCCAGCACCCAGATCCAGTTACTCAACGTTTCCATAACTATTTAGCCAAAATAGGCTATCAAATCAATGATAATCACCGTGTTGGAGTATCAATCAATGGTCAAAAAGGTGGTCGTTATATCGATGAACGATCCTATACCTTATTTGGCTCACAATGGCGTGAGGCTGATGACCAGAATGAGCGAATCAATACTAACTTACATTATATCTATGCACCAAGTTCAGGCTGGCTATCTTATAGTAAATTTGATATTGACTATCAATATACAGATCTTGCAGCGGTCAACTATAAAGGCGGAAGAAACTACAAAACTAATGAAAAAGAACTTGATGAGATTTACGATCGCAGAATGAAAACGAAATTCACTCGAGGTTCTGTAGAATTAGTTGCTCAACCTTTTAACCTATTTGGTGAGCATACATTGACACTTAAAAGCTATATTAGTCAACGTGATTTTAAAAATATTAATGAAGACAACATTAATATGACAACATCAAAAGATAAAATCATTTACACTATCCAATATCCAATCAGAACTAAACAGTATGGGGTGTCATTAAAAGATTCCGTACATTGGAATGATACATTATCAAGTAATTTAGGCATTCGCTATGACTATACTAAACTTGAACCAAAATCATTAAATGCACCTTGTAGCCCTGCGTGTTTAGCCGAGGGTAAACCAAAATCAACCCATTTCTCAACAATCAGCACCTTTGCTAGCTTAGATACACAATTGAATCCAACTTGGACACTAGGCTACAATATTAGTACAGGTTATCGTGTTCCTACTGCATCTGAAATGTTCTTCACCTTCACTAATGCTTATGGGACTTGGAAATCTAACTCAAATCTAAAACCAGAGAGAAGTATTAACCATACAGTATCTTTAAAAGGAAATAGCGAAAAGGGCTTGTTTGATTTAACGCTTTACCAGACAAATTATCGTAATTTCTTATTTGAGCAAGAAAGTATTATCGAACAAAAGCAATATGGCAGAATTTTCCAAACTCAAGTGCAACAAATGGTCAACTTAGACAAAGCCAAAGTTTATGGTGTTGAAGTGAAAACACACTTGAATCTAGAACAATTTGTTTCTGCAATTCCAACAGGCTTTAAATTCTATGGAGCATTAGGGTATAGCAAAGGAACACTTTCTAATAACGCCAACTTACTATCAATTCAGCCACTTAAAGCAATTATTGGACTTGATTATGAAGCACCAAGTGGTAAATGGGCTATTTTCAACCGTCTCACTTATTTAGGGGCAAAGAAACCAAGAGACGCAAAAGCCTATGAAACCAAAAGCCGTTGCGTAGAATTAGTCACAGAACCTGATCCTTGGGGTGGTCCACAAATAACACGCTGTAAAAAACGAGAGCTTTATCCTGATTTATCTACTTATAAATACTTAAATCAATCAGCCTTTGTATTTGATACCTTCGGTTACTATAAAGTGACTGAGGATATCACTTTCCGAGCAGGTATTTATAACCTATTCAATAAAAAATATCATACTTGGGATGCTCTTCGTGGTATTAATGCTAATAGCACATTAAACACTGTTGATCGTGCAGGAAAAGGCTTAGAGCGTTTTTATGCACCAGGACGCAACTACGCCGCGTCACTTGAAATTCGTTTCTAA
- the dnaJ gene encoding molecular chaperone DnaJ, translated as MAKKDYYEVLGVERSADEKEIKRAYKKLAMKYHPDRTQGNKELEEKFKEIQEAYEVLSDKQKRANYDQYGHAAFEQGGFGGSGFGGADFGDIFGDMFGDIFGGSRGRQRVVRGDDLRYDLEISLEEAVRGTTKDIQINTLVHCDTCDGSGAEKGSKVETCSTCHGAGRVRRQQGFFVTEQVCPTCHGSGKKIEKPCGSCHGDGRVHKKKNLSVKIPPGVDTGNQLRLSGEGAAGENGAPSGDLYVVIHVRDHHIFDRDGNNLYCEVPISFTMAALGGEIEVPTLDGRVKLKVPPETQTGKLFRMRGKGVTSARSGYSGDLICRIIVETPIQLNEEQKELLRKLEESLEGTNSRPKSSSFFDSVKKFFDNLSK; from the coding sequence ATGGCAAAAAAAGATTATTACGAAGTTCTTGGTGTTGAGCGTAGTGCGGATGAAAAAGAAATCAAACGTGCATATAAAAAATTGGCGATGAAATATCACCCAGACCGCACACAGGGCAACAAGGAACTAGAAGAAAAATTTAAAGAAATCCAAGAAGCCTATGAAGTGTTAAGCGACAAGCAAAAACGCGCTAACTACGACCAATACGGTCACGCTGCTTTTGAACAAGGTGGCTTTGGTGGCAGTGGTTTTGGCGGTGCTGACTTCGGTGATATTTTTGGTGATATGTTCGGTGATATTTTTGGTGGTAGTCGTGGTCGCCAACGTGTCGTTCGTGGAGATGATTTACGCTACGATCTTGAAATCAGCTTAGAAGAGGCTGTTCGTGGTACAACCAAAGATATTCAGATCAATACTCTAGTGCATTGCGATACTTGTGATGGTTCTGGTGCAGAAAAAGGCTCAAAAGTAGAAACCTGCTCAACTTGTCATGGTGCAGGTCGTGTTCGTCGTCAACAAGGCTTCTTTGTTACTGAACAAGTGTGTCCAACTTGTCATGGATCTGGTAAAAAAATTGAAAAACCTTGTGGTTCATGCCATGGAGATGGACGTGTTCATAAAAAGAAAAATCTTTCGGTGAAAATTCCACCTGGTGTTGATACAGGTAATCAATTACGTTTGTCAGGAGAGGGAGCCGCTGGTGAAAATGGTGCACCAAGTGGCGATTTATATGTAGTGATCCACGTACGCGATCATCATATTTTTGACCGTGATGGTAACAACCTTTACTGCGAGGTACCTATTAGTTTCACAATGGCAGCATTAGGTGGTGAAATTGAAGTCCCTACATTGGATGGTCGTGTAAAACTGAAAGTTCCACCTGAAACTCAAACTGGTAAACTCTTCCGTATGCGTGGCAAAGGTGTAACTTCTGCTCGTAGTGGCTATAGTGGCGATTTAATTTGTCGTATTATCGTTGAAACACCAATACAACTTAATGAAGAACAAAAAGAGCTATTACGTAAACTAGAGGAAAGTCTTGAAGGTACCAACAGCCGACCGAAGTCCTCAAGTTTCTTTGATAGTGTGAAAAAATTCTTTGATAATTTAAGCAAATAA
- a CDS encoding O-acetylhomoserine aminocarboxypropyltransferase/cysteine synthase family protein codes for MEFATQCLHAGYSPKNGEARVQPIVQSTTFTYDSAEEIGKLFDLQAAGYFYTRLSNPTTNAAEEKLTALEGGVATMCTASGQSAVFYAMLNILEAGDHFISSSYVYGGTYNLFAHTFKKMGIEVTFVDQDLPLEELKKAIRPNTKAVFAETIANPALRVLDIEKFVALAKASQSPLLIDNTFATPYFCRPIEFGANVVIHSTSKYLDGHAVALGGSITDGGNFDWNNGRFPQLSTPDQTYHGLVYTETFGPAAYIVKARVQLMRDLGATPAPQNSFLLNLGMETLAVRMERHYENAQAVAEFLEKHPQVAKVSYPGLTNSKDHALKQKYLPNGLCGVISFEIKGGRETAAKWLNALKLVSREVHVADIRTCALHPATSTHRQLSEIELENVGISAGLIRLSCGIESIKDLLADLEQAFEAAK; via the coding sequence ATGGAATTTGCGACACAATGTTTACATGCAGGATATAGCCCGAAAAATGGGGAGGCTCGCGTTCAGCCCATCGTACAAAGTACGACATTTACTTATGATTCTGCAGAAGAAATCGGCAAGTTATTTGATTTACAAGCGGCTGGCTATTTCTATACACGCTTGTCTAACCCAACAACAAATGCAGCAGAAGAAAAACTGACCGCGCTTGAAGGTGGTGTGGCAACAATGTGTACCGCCTCTGGTCAATCAGCAGTATTTTACGCAATGCTCAATATTTTAGAGGCAGGCGATCATTTTATCTCGTCTTCTTATGTCTATGGCGGTACTTACAACTTATTTGCTCATACCTTCAAAAAAATGGGCATTGAAGTGACATTTGTGGATCAAGATTTACCACTCGAAGAATTGAAAAAAGCAATTCGTCCAAATACCAAAGCTGTATTTGCAGAAACTATCGCAAACCCAGCATTACGTGTATTGGATATTGAAAAATTTGTTGCTCTTGCAAAAGCATCACAATCACCATTATTAATAGATAACACGTTTGCAACCCCATATTTCTGTCGTCCAATTGAATTTGGTGCCAATGTAGTGATCCACAGTACATCAAAATATCTAGATGGCCACGCAGTCGCACTTGGTGGTTCAATTACTGATGGCGGTAACTTTGATTGGAATAACGGCAGATTCCCACAATTAAGTACGCCAGACCAAACCTACCACGGTTTAGTTTATACCGAAACTTTTGGTCCTGCGGCATATATTGTGAAAGCGCGTGTACAATTAATGCGTGACTTAGGTGCAACACCCGCGCCACAAAACAGTTTCTTACTCAATCTTGGTATGGAAACCTTAGCTGTGCGTATGGAACGTCACTATGAAAATGCACAAGCTGTGGCAGAGTTTTTAGAAAAACATCCACAAGTAGCGAAAGTAAGCTACCCTGGTTTAACAAACTCAAAAGATCACGCATTAAAACAAAAATATTTACCAAACGGCTTATGTGGTGTGATTTCTTTTGAAATTAAAGGTGGTAGAGAAACAGCAGCAAAATGGTTAAATGCATTGAAATTAGTTTCTCGTGAAGTGCATGTTGCTGATATTCGTACTTGTGCCTTACACCCTGCAACCTCAACTCACCGTCAATTAAGCGAAATAGAGTTAGAAAATGTAGGCATTTCAGCAGGATTAATTCGTCTTTCTTGCGGTATTGAAAGTATCAAAGATCTTTTAGCAGACTTAGAACAAGCGTTCGAAGCAGCTAAATAA